In the Urocitellus parryii isolate mUroPar1 chromosome 10, mUroPar1.hap1, whole genome shotgun sequence genome, one interval contains:
- the LOC113181790 gene encoding succinate dehydrogenase [ubiquinone] cytochrome b small subunit, mitochondrial-like, producing the protein MAVLLRLGLLCGAQGGHSGSKAASLHWTSERVVSVLLLGLLPAAYLDPCSAMDYSLAAVLTLHSHWGLGQVVTDYVHGDAWQKAAKAGLLALSALTFAGLCHFNYHDVGICKAVAMLWKL; encoded by the exons ATGGCGGTTCTCTTGAGGCTGGGTCTCCTCTGTGGTGCTCAAGGAG GCCATTCTGGTTCCAAGGCTGCATCTCTCCACTGGACTAGTGAGAGGGTTGTCAGTGTTTtgctcctgggcctgcttccagCTGCATATTTGGATCCTTGCTCTGCAATGGACTACTCCTTGGCTGCAGTCCTCACTCTTCATAGTCACTGGGGCCTTGGACAAGTTGTCACTGATTATGTTCATGGGGATGCATGGCAGAAAGCTGCCAAGGCAGGCCTTTTGGCACTCTCAGCTTTAACCTTTGCTGGGCTTTGTCATTTCAACTATCATGACGTGGGCATCTGCAAAGC